From Lawsonia intracellularis PHE/MN1-00, the proteins below share one genomic window:
- a CDS encoding helix-turn-helix domain-containing protein: MVKEQSPSTVRTRCIKRIVDQCSLWHHCIPIAFAFSLSSIGKSFLFTLPFWSNHWKPNSESFFINKPYGLWITSITILLLGILLHYTNKLNNENSLIHNFIKSFSHIIKQVVPIKSHRIILWKKSPLQPLFVTYLIVILLNILFEQFQPYFSDLFKETMYSIELGVIVFTGLLCISIFPPVYACITYALAIVCNIAFYECTLYIDPSYIHMFQVIAPFLALPLFIIGIPHLEPHYNITNPKKVSRPTVNISNHSLQYVALSLIGLLSTFQFFLNAATIDTFIFINAYLSEKYSATIFMLSSQLIAAIFAIWIIKSKDNAHLMLLLFILGLLGISTILYSILIQKTVPIAILQLASGLITMFCIITFSILVHSQKCMYKILALSIFVMNIVGYFSGYALWNIAIFLKNSSSSIIHIHIPILGIVSVLSILLIQSLYYHIMDISYLCYILSSHDNSMDVYVYQDKLNTLTPREKEILSLVQQGLKNIEISNRLSITEGTLRVHLRNTYRKLNIQGRQSLKSLPHNL; encoded by the coding sequence ATGGTAAAAGAACAGTCCCCTTCTACAGTTAGGACAAGATGTATTAAGCGTATAGTAGACCAATGTTCCCTATGGCATCACTGCATTCCTATAGCATTTGCTTTTAGTCTTAGTAGTATAGGAAAAAGTTTTCTCTTTACCTTACCATTTTGGTCTAACCACTGGAAACCTAATTCAGAATCATTTTTTATTAATAAACCTTATGGGCTTTGGATTACCTCGATAACTATTCTTCTACTTGGAATACTTCTTCACTATACTAATAAATTAAACAACGAAAATTCGTTAATTCACAATTTTATAAAGTCATTCTCCCATATCATAAAACAAGTAGTACCTATAAAATCTCATAGGATTATATTATGGAAAAAGAGTCCCTTACAACCTCTCTTTGTTACTTATCTTATTGTAATACTCTTAAATATATTATTTGAACAGTTTCAACCCTACTTCTCAGACTTATTCAAAGAAACTATGTACTCTATTGAACTAGGAGTCATAGTTTTTACAGGATTACTATGTATTTCTATTTTCCCACCTGTTTATGCATGTATTACTTATGCCTTAGCGATAGTATGTAATATTGCTTTTTATGAATGCACGCTGTATATTGATCCCAGCTATATACATATGTTTCAAGTAATAGCACCATTTTTAGCACTTCCACTTTTTATTATTGGTATTCCCCATTTAGAACCACACTATAACATAACAAATCCTAAGAAAGTATCTAGACCTACTGTCAACATTTCAAATCACAGTTTACAGTATGTAGCCCTCTCCCTTATAGGTTTATTATCTACATTCCAATTCTTTCTTAATGCTGCAACAATAGATACATTTATTTTTATTAATGCTTATCTTTCAGAAAAATACTCTGCAACAATTTTTATGCTCAGCAGTCAGTTAATTGCAGCAATTTTTGCCATATGGATAATTAAATCTAAAGATAATGCACATCTTATGTTACTGCTTTTTATCCTGGGTCTCTTAGGAATCAGTACTATTCTTTATAGTATTCTTATCCAAAAAACTGTTCCAATAGCTATTCTCCAACTAGCTTCAGGCTTAATAACAATGTTTTGTATAATAACATTTTCTATATTAGTGCATAGTCAAAAATGTATGTATAAAATACTTGCACTATCAATTTTTGTTATGAATATAGTTGGATATTTTTCTGGATATGCATTATGGAATATAGCAATATTCTTAAAAAATTCCTCTAGCTCTATTATACATATACACATTCCTATATTAGGAATTGTTTCAGTTTTATCAATTCTATTAATTCAATCTTTATATTACCATATTATGGATATATCCTATCTATGTTATATATTAAGTTCTCATGATAACAGTATGGATGTGTATGTTTACCAAGACAAACTAAATACCCTTACACCTAGAGAAAAAGAAATATTGAGTCTTGTACAACAAGGGTTGAAGAATATTGAGATAAGTAATAGGTTAAGCATTACAGAGGGGACGTTACGTGTTCATCTACGTAATACTTATCGTAAGTTAAATATTCAAGGACGACAAAGCTTAAAAAGCCTTCCTCATAATTTATAA
- a CDS encoding GGDEF domain-containing protein — translation MLHNSKIIFPTLSIRIYYFIFCILSIVVGCTVFLLVKQNASDLFLYNLLTINTTILKNKTYPQHIFQLNKNSNQLFSEKNLFRNNQNVPNLLYSNTIHKFTEKNDTKDTFNLLLLCSIFFFAIPYIIFYLFVIYPFINLCHTIEYLYSKNSNKKIFKTTIFEFKKIISIVQKNIIKQQELYHKLQITKTEKKYIQRINSIDYTTGLLDKKCINTYLSKYLGYSVLTILMIDIDHFKAYNDTFGHVAGDKCLAAVARCIKNALKRKEDIVFRYGGEEFIALLPNTAISGAHIVAQRIHNSLTQMKIPNTTSTVYPFLTVSIGINEVLPYKHTTPIDAVHHADIALYTAKHNGRSQTAVHSN, via the coding sequence ATGTTACATAATTCTAAAATAATCTTTCCTACCTTATCTATTCGGATATATTACTTTATCTTCTGTATATTATCTATAGTGGTGGGCTGTACTGTTTTTCTACTAGTAAAGCAAAATGCTTCAGACTTATTCTTATATAATTTGTTAACTATCAATACGACTATACTTAAAAATAAAACTTATCCTCAACATATCTTTCAATTAAATAAAAATAGTAACCAACTATTTTCTGAAAAAAATCTTTTTAGGAATAATCAAAACGTACCTAACCTACTATATAGTAATACTATTCACAAGTTTACTGAAAAAAATGATACTAAAGATACATTTAATTTATTGCTATTATGTTCTATCTTTTTTTTTGCTATACCATACATCATTTTTTATTTATTTGTAATATATCCATTTATCAACTTATGTCATACAATAGAATATTTATATAGCAAAAATAGTAATAAAAAAATATTTAAAACTACTATATTCGAATTCAAAAAAATTATTTCTATAGTCCAAAAAAATATTATTAAACAACAAGAATTATATCATAAACTACAAATTACTAAAACAGAAAAAAAGTATATTCAACGTATTAATAGTATAGATTACACAACAGGGCTATTAGATAAAAAGTGTATTAATACGTATTTATCAAAATATCTTGGTTATAGTGTATTAACTATCTTAATGATAGATATTGATCATTTTAAAGCTTATAATGATACTTTTGGGCATGTTGCTGGAGATAAATGTCTTGCTGCTGTAGCAAGATGTATAAAAAATGCACTTAAAAGAAAAGAAGATATTGTATTTAGATATGGTGGAGAAGAATTTATTGCCTTACTCCCAAACACGGCAATATCAGGTGCACATATTGTTGCTCAACGTATCCATAACTCTCTTACGCAAATGAAAATTCCAAACACTACTTCAACAGTATACCCGTTTCTTACAGTAAGTATAGGTATTAATGAAGTCTTACCATACAAACATACTACACCAATAGACGCTGTCCATCATGCAGATATAGCACTTTATACAGCTAAACATAATGGTCGAAGTCAAACAGCTGTCCATTCTAATTAA
- a CDS encoding VIT1/CCC1 transporter family protein: MRPETQAMLCRMRDNEATDSQIYRLLSKQTNSLHNKKILEQMAQDEDNHSKIWNKYIGGSPSISSIRVWIFTLLGKIFGLVFVINLLESREIAAIEAYQSISDEIPEAKDIMADEEKHESQFAVLIESEGLTYISSMVLGLNDALVELTGALAGFTFALHDNKVISMAGFITGVSATLSMAASEYLARRSEKTNKHPLKAAIYTGVTYLITVTLLLVPFIICSSPIIALIFCLITAGLIILCFTYVVSVIHRKPFLPSFQEMIIISFGVAGVSFVIGWLARVWFDVAL; the protein is encoded by the coding sequence ATGCGTCCAGAAACACAAGCTATGCTTTGTCGTATGCGTGATAATGAAGCCACGGATAGTCAAATATATAGATTGTTATCTAAGCAAACAAATTCACTTCATAATAAAAAAATTTTAGAGCAAATGGCCCAAGATGAGGATAACCATAGTAAAATTTGGAATAAGTATATAGGGGGTAGCCCATCAATAAGTTCAATAAGAGTATGGATTTTCACACTATTAGGAAAAATTTTTGGATTAGTCTTTGTTATCAATTTATTAGAATCTAGAGAGATTGCTGCAATTGAGGCATATCAAAGTATTAGTGACGAAATTCCTGAGGCTAAAGATATAATGGCAGATGAAGAGAAGCATGAATCACAATTTGCTGTTCTTATTGAGTCTGAAGGTTTAACCTATATAAGTTCAATGGTTCTTGGACTTAATGATGCTTTAGTTGAGCTTACAGGAGCTTTAGCTGGATTTACATTTGCACTCCACGATAATAAAGTAATCAGTATGGCTGGGTTTATTACAGGGGTTTCAGCAACACTTTCAATGGCTGCATCAGAATATCTTGCTCGAAGATCTGAGAAAACAAATAAACATCCACTAAAAGCAGCTATATATACTGGTGTAACATACCTCATAACAGTAACTCTACTTTTAGTTCCATTTATAATATGTTCTTCACCTATTATAGCACTTATCTTTTGCCTTATTACTGCTGGTCTTATTATTTTATGTTTTACATATGTAGTCTCAGTTATTCATAGAAAACCATTTTTACCTTCATTCCAAGAGATGATTATAATAAGTTTTGGGGTTGCAGGAGTATCATTTGTGATAGGTTGGTTAGCAAGGGTATGGTTTGATGTCGCTCTTTAG
- a CDS encoding GntR family transcriptional regulator has product MTVLAERNDNIEASAFIKSQQKDPLRERVYQYLTRVMSTGGVQHGQAINQDLICKELQVSRAPLRDALIRLESEGVVTIVARKGVYLTPVNEAFLRNAYQVINTLEIECLNEVFDFLTMDHVKELEESNSKQKLFLQQNQATAYHEENMRFHDIFLDLTENALLRRLHTSVANRLHLFCQSACFDDWENQRLSEHERFIAAIKNKNRDDAINILKNEHWSFAQHKDFLERYYV; this is encoded by the coding sequence ATGACGGTGTTAGCAGAAAGAAATGATAATATTGAGGCTAGTGCTTTTATAAAAAGTCAACAAAAAGATCCCTTACGTGAACGTGTTTATCAATATTTAACACGGGTTATGTCAACGGGAGGTGTCCAGCATGGACAAGCTATTAATCAAGATCTTATTTGTAAAGAGTTGCAAGTAAGCCGTGCACCACTACGTGATGCTTTAATTCGTCTTGAATCTGAAGGTGTGGTAACGATTGTTGCTCGGAAAGGTGTATATTTAACACCTGTAAATGAAGCTTTTTTGCGTAATGCCTATCAAGTTATCAATACTCTTGAAATTGAATGCCTTAATGAAGTCTTTGATTTTTTAACTATGGACCATGTTAAGGAACTTGAAGAATCTAATTCAAAGCAAAAACTTTTTTTACAGCAAAATCAAGCAACAGCTTATCATGAAGAAAATATGAGATTTCATGATATTTTTTTAGATTTAACTGAAAATGCATTATTACGTAGGTTACATACTTCTGTGGCAAATCGGCTACATTTATTTTGTCAATCTGCTTGTTTTGACGATTGGGAAAATCAACGTTTAAGTGAGCATGAAAGATTTATTGCTGCAATAAAAAATAAAAATAGAGATGATGCTATTAATATTTTAAAAAATGAGCATTGGTCTTTTGCCCAACATAAAGATTTTCTTGAACGTTATTATGTATAA